The Eubacteriales bacterium genome has a window encoding:
- a CDS encoding glucose-1-phosphate adenylyltransferase has product MVKKRCVAMLLAGGQGSRLGVLTKLRAKPGVPYGGKYKIIDFTLSNCTHSGIDTVGILTQYQPFELNSYIGTGAPWDLDVMTGGAFVLPPYISNENSKWYSGTANAIYQNFYFIEKYDPEYVLVLSGDHIYKMDYNKMIKFHSQKEADVTIAVIKVPTEEANRFGIMNTDEDMKILEFEEKPKNPKNDMASMGVYVFNWNKLKEYLIEDSNNKSSSNDFGKNVIPSFLEKGEKAYAYPFDGYWKDVGTVESLWEANMELLNENPKLDLYDTSWRIFSRNPNEPPQFVGECANVKNSMVSEGCFIYGTVENSILFSGVTVGEGSVIKDSIIMQNCIIDSNVTIKKSIVDEDVIIEKGCKIGGDEEITVIGTQSLIKADNIVNTGDRINPLSVYSR; this is encoded by the coding sequence ATAGTAAAGAAAAGATGTGTTGCAATGTTGCTTGCAGGCGGTCAAGGCAGCCGCCTGGGCGTGTTAACAAAACTAAGGGCAAAACCTGGCGTCCCATACGGCGGTAAATATAAGATAATAGATTTTACTCTCTCAAACTGTACCCATTCTGGCATCGATACCGTCGGAATACTTACGCAATACCAGCCATTTGAGCTTAATTCCTATATTGGCACAGGTGCGCCATGGGACTTAGACGTTATGACGGGAGGGGCCTTCGTGCTGCCGCCTTATATTTCTAATGAGAACAGCAAGTGGTATTCTGGCACTGCTAATGCCATATATCAAAACTTTTACTTTATAGAAAAATACGATCCGGAATATGTATTAGTACTATCCGGAGACCACATATATAAAATGGACTATAATAAAATGATCAAATTTCACTCTCAAAAAGAAGCGGATGTCACTATAGCCGTTATAAAAGTCCCAACGGAAGAAGCTAACAGGTTCGGCATAATGAATACAGACGAAGATATGAAAATATTAGAATTTGAAGAAAAACCGAAAAATCCTAAAAATGATATGGCATCCATGGGAGTTTATGTATTTAACTGGAATAAATTAAAAGAATACTTGATAGAGGATTCAAATAACAAGTCATCGTCCAATGATTTTGGTAAAAATGTCATACCTTCTTTTTTAGAAAAAGGCGAGAAGGCATACGCATATCCATTCGACGGATACTGGAAAGACGTCGGGACTGTCGAAAGCCTTTGGGAAGCAAATATGGAGCTTTTAAACGAAAACCCGAAGCTAGACTTATATGATACTTCATGGAGGATATTCAGCCGAAACCCAAACGAACCGCCGCAGTTCGTAGGCGAATGTGCCAACGTAAAAAATAGCATGGTCTCCGAAGGCTGCTTTATCTATGGCACGGTAGAAAACAGTATTCTGTTTTCCGGAGTAACGGTGGGCGAAGGCAGTGTTATAAAAGACAGTATAATTATGCAAAACTGTATTATTGATTCAAATGTTACTATTAAAAAATCAATTGTAGATGAAGATGTGATTATAGAAAAAGGCTGCAAAATAGGCGGTGATGAAGAAATCACTGTAATAGGTACACAGTCTTTAATCAAGGCTGACAATATTGTAAATACTGGAGATCGGATTAATCCGCTTTCAGTTTACTCTAGATAA
- the glgD gene encoding glucose-1-phosphate adenylyltransferase subunit GlgD — protein MIKDVFGLIYAGEQNMNLRELVILRSVGAVPIAGRYRALDFVLSNMVNSNIRNIGIIAQKNYHSLMDHLGSGKDWDLNRKSDGLFILPPFDTNENRGSYRGLCDAVKGAMNYIVRTSQKYCLLCGSYTIYNETYDRLLDYHINSGADITMLYNVEENPEYTGERFKDTRIIMDDETGRVIDMELNPSVPRSNKIGMDIYLIRKDLLEYLIEDAVLHGNYNFVMDVLIPNINSLKIYAIEHKGYVGRLHSVAAYFKMNMDFLKNDVQQDLFLSENRIFTKIKDEAPVKFSKDAKIKNSFIANGCIIKGEVENSIIFRGVHIDEGVSIKNSIIMQDSHISSNCSLEYVILDKIVHMREGRKLIGDENFPVVIRKGAMV, from the coding sequence ATGATTAAAGACGTTTTTGGGCTTATATATGCCGGCGAACAAAATATGAACTTAAGAGAACTGGTAATACTGCGGTCTGTAGGCGCTGTTCCAATTGCGGGAAGATATAGGGCGCTTGATTTTGTGCTTTCAAACATGGTCAATTCCAATATAAGGAACATAGGAATAATAGCGCAGAAAAACTATCATTCGCTTATGGACCATCTAGGTTCCGGCAAAGATTGGGACCTTAACCGAAAAAGCGATGGTTTATTTATACTTCCTCCGTTTGACACCAATGAAAACCGTGGATCGTATAGAGGGCTTTGCGACGCCGTCAAAGGCGCTATGAACTATATTGTAAGGACATCCCAAAAATACTGCTTGCTATGTGGCTCTTACACCATATATAACGAGACATACGATAGGCTGCTTGACTATCACATTAACAGCGGCGCAGACATAACGATGCTTTATAACGTAGAAGAAAACCCTGAATATACAGGTGAAAGATTCAAAGATACCCGTATTATAATGGACGATGAGACAGGCCGTGTAATAGATATGGAATTAAACCCATCCGTTCCCAGGTCTAACAAGATAGGAATGGATATCTACCTTATAAGAAAAGATTTGCTTGAATACCTGATAGAAGATGCCGTGTTGCACGGAAATTATAATTTTGTTATGGACGTGCTCATACCTAATATAAATTCACTCAAAATATACGCTATAGAGCATAAAGGTTATGTAGGGCGCCTGCATTCAGTCGCCGCATATTTCAAAATGAATATGGACTTTTTAAAAAATGATGTGCAGCAGGACCTGTTCTTGTCGGAAAATAGAATTTTTACTAAAATAAAAGACGAAGCTCCTGTTAAATTTAGCAAAGATGCAAAAATAAAAAATAGTTTTATCGCAAATGGGTGCATAATAAAAGGGGAGGTTGAAAACAGCATTATATTTAGAGGCGTTCATATAGATGAAGGCGTTTCAATAAAAAACTCTATAATAATGCAGGACAGCCATATTTCAAGCAACTGTAGTTTGGAGTATGTAATACTCGATAAAATAGTGCATATGCGTGAAGGCAGAAAGCTTATAGGAGACGAAAACTTCCCTGTAGTCATTAGAAAAGGAGCCATGGTGTGA
- a CDS encoding glycogen/starch synthase produces the protein MTEIDSLKNGDTIKTKVLFVASECVPFAKSGGLADVTGSLPNSLASLGYDVRVMMPFHRISKNEYADKTKHLTNFNINLGWRTKYVGVEELSINNVIYYFVDNESYFGDCMYRGGDSEGEQYAFFTKAVIESLSKIDFIPDVLIANDWHTAMLPMLIKTQYEEVFKGKIKTILLIHNLMYQGRFSLDMVADWLSIEPRYLTADFLEYYGGANFLKAGLIFADRLLTVSPTYASEIMYDYYAEGMSDILNLRHNDLYGILNGIDTDKFNPEKDKNIIAEYSKEDISGKYINKSALIEELYLNIDKDAKIISMVSRITEQKGIDLILDVINEIMQENIALVILGSGEKRYEDALKEAAANHNGRMCFICEYNDILAHRIYAGSDLLLMPSRFEPCGISQMIALRYGTLPIVRETGGLKDTVKPYNEYTGDGNGFSFTNYNAYDMLNTIRFALKVLKDKPVHMSLINKAMSEDNSFLASAKKYAQIIDNLLSRSEVISCE, from the coding sequence GTGACAGAGATTGACAGTTTAAAAAACGGTGATACCATTAAAACAAAAGTCTTGTTTGTTGCGTCTGAATGTGTGCCGTTTGCAAAAAGCGGCGGTCTTGCCGATGTTACCGGCTCGCTGCCAAATAGTTTGGCCTCTTTAGGATATGATGTCAGGGTAATGATGCCTTTTCATAGAATATCCAAAAATGAATACGCAGATAAAACCAAGCATCTAACCAACTTCAACATAAATTTGGGATGGCGGACAAAATATGTAGGGGTAGAAGAATTAAGCATTAATAATGTTATATACTACTTTGTAGATAACGAATCCTATTTTGGCGACTGTATGTACAGAGGCGGAGATTCCGAAGGCGAGCAATATGCGTTTTTTACCAAGGCTGTTATTGAGTCCCTTTCCAAGATAGATTTTATACCAGATGTTTTAATAGCCAATGATTGGCACACAGCCATGCTGCCCATGCTTATAAAAACTCAATACGAAGAAGTATTCAAAGGAAAGATAAAAACCATTCTTTTAATACATAACCTTATGTATCAGGGCAGGTTTTCTCTTGATATGGTGGCTGATTGGCTTTCTATTGAACCTAGATATTTAACAGCAGATTTTTTAGAATACTACGGAGGGGCAAACTTTTTAAAAGCAGGATTGATTTTTGCAGACAGGCTTTTAACTGTAAGCCCGACTTATGCCTCTGAAATAATGTATGATTACTATGCCGAAGGCATGTCAGATATATTAAATCTGCGGCATAACGACCTGTACGGAATATTAAACGGCATCGATACAGACAAATTTAACCCAGAAAAAGATAAAAATATAATAGCCGAATATTCTAAAGAAGATATTTCGGGAAAATATATCAATAAAAGTGCTTTGATTGAAGAACTTTATTTAAACATAGATAAAGATGCTAAAATCATCTCAATGGTAAGCAGAATCACAGAACAAAAAGGGATAGACTTGATTTTAGATGTGATAAATGAAATAATGCAGGAAAACATAGCATTAGTGATTTTGGGAAGCGGCGAAAAAAGATACGAAGATGCGCTTAAAGAAGCAGCGGCAAATCATAACGGAAGAATGTGTTTTATATGCGAATATAACGATATCCTCGCACACAGGATATATGCCGGAAGTGACTTGCTGCTTATGCCGTCAAGGTTTGAACCTTGCGGGATATCCCAAATGATAGCACTAAGATACGGTACGCTGCCTATCGTTCGAGAAACAGGCGGCTTAAAAGATACCGTTAAACCATATAACGAATATACTGGAGACGGAAACGGTTTTTCTTTTACAAACTATAATGCGTACGATATGTTAAACACCATCAGATTTGCGCTTAAAGTGTTAAAAGATAAGCCGGTCCATATGTCTTTAATAAATAAGGCAATGTCCGAAGACAACAGCTTTCTTGCATCTGCAAAAAAATATGCACAGATAATTGACAATTTATTAAGTCGAAGCGAGGTAATTTCTTGTGAATAA
- a CDS encoding glycogen/starch/alpha-glucan phosphorylase, with protein sequence MNKVEIIKNNISRKLKSNFGKTVKTATSEQIYKACALCIRDDIVDEWMEANTKVKTQGLKRLYYMSAEFLMGRALVNNMINMHLKEDYAAALKDFGFTLENIEEQESDAGLGNGGLGRLAACFLDSLATLDLPATGCGIRYEYGLFKQRILDGEQVEMEDDWIGDGYVWEIQDPEEQVEVRFGGDIEEKWEENGLNIIHKNYYKVFAIPCDIPVVGYESKMPATLRLWSARAEKNLDLNYFNRGEYIRSMQEKELSEVISKVLYPEDNHEQGRQLRLKQFYFFTSATIQSIIKQHKATYGDVHTLPDYVVIQINDTHPAIAIPEMMRVLIDEERLSWEESYEITSKVFNYTNHTIMSEALERWPEQMFEKLLPRIYRIIKTINGRFCDMLWNKYPGEWDKISRMSIIAYDEIRMANLCVAVCNKVNGVSMLHADILKTKVFRDFYVTFPQKFLGITNGITHRRWLAKANPLLTDLIKDYIGDGFIKDYRELSRLKEYVDDSRFLEEFAAIKKANKKRLAEYLYKKQGVVLNENAIFDVQAKRLHEYKRQLLKVVQILHIYNKILEKPDKNWTPCSFLFAAKASPGYTKAKNIIRLINAVAALVNNDPKTKDIIQVVFIENYGVSTAEILIPAAEISEQISTAGREASGTGNMKFMLNGAITLGTMDGANIEIYDAVGPNNIFIFGASIDDINCMEKFNSYKPGEIFEKNESLRNALTRLIDGTLPVSHDRQFSDIYQSLLFEDYDKSDKYYLLYDFSSYNEAFSNAIEKYNQKDEWNKIAAINTASAGIFSSDRSIEEYNKFIWNLRPLK encoded by the coding sequence GTGAATAAAGTAGAAATCATTAAAAATAACATATCGCGCAAACTAAAGAGCAATTTCGGTAAAACCGTTAAAACTGCTACGTCGGAACAAATATACAAGGCATGCGCTCTTTGTATAAGGGATGATATCGTAGACGAATGGATGGAAGCAAATACAAAAGTCAAGACCCAGGGGTTAAAAAGGCTTTACTACATGTCCGCTGAGTTCTTGATGGGGCGAGCCTTGGTCAATAACATGATCAACATGCACTTGAAAGAGGATTATGCGGCAGCATTAAAGGATTTTGGCTTTACACTTGAAAACATAGAAGAACAGGAATCCGATGCAGGTCTTGGCAACGGAGGCTTGGGACGTTTAGCTGCGTGTTTTTTAGATTCGCTGGCAACTCTTGATTTACCTGCAACGGGCTGCGGCATACGTTATGAGTACGGGCTTTTTAAACAAAGGATCTTAGACGGCGAACAGGTGGAAATGGAAGACGATTGGATAGGAGACGGATATGTCTGGGAAATACAGGACCCTGAAGAACAGGTAGAAGTCCGCTTCGGAGGAGATATAGAGGAAAAATGGGAAGAAAACGGGCTTAATATCATACACAAAAACTATTATAAAGTATTTGCCATTCCGTGTGATATACCTGTCGTTGGATATGAGAGTAAAATGCCGGCAACTTTAAGGCTGTGGAGTGCAAGGGCAGAAAAGAATTTAGATCTAAACTACTTTAACCGCGGCGAATACATACGCTCTATGCAGGAAAAAGAATTATCCGAAGTCATATCCAAAGTTCTATACCCTGAAGACAACCATGAGCAAGGCAGGCAGCTTAGGTTAAAGCAGTTCTATTTCTTTACCTCTGCGACCATACAAAGTATTATAAAACAGCATAAAGCCACTTACGGAGACGTGCATACTCTTCCGGATTATGTCGTAATACAGATAAACGACACGCATCCAGCCATTGCTATTCCGGAGATGATGAGGGTTTTAATAGATGAAGAAAGGTTAAGCTGGGAAGAATCGTACGAAATAACGAGTAAAGTATTTAACTATACCAACCACACCATAATGTCAGAAGCGCTAGAGCGCTGGCCGGAGCAGATGTTTGAAAAGCTGCTCCCCAGGATATACCGCATTATTAAGACTATAAACGGCAGGTTCTGCGATATGTTATGGAACAAGTACCCGGGAGAATGGGACAAAATAAGCCGTATGTCTATAATCGCTTATGACGAAATAAGGATGGCCAATCTGTGTGTAGCAGTCTGCAATAAAGTCAACGGTGTATCTATGCTGCATGCGGATATATTAAAGACTAAAGTTTTCAGGGATTTTTATGTTACATTCCCGCAAAAGTTTTTAGGGATAACAAACGGAATCACGCACAGAAGATGGCTTGCTAAAGCCAATCCGCTTTTGACAGATTTAATAAAAGACTACATCGGAGACGGGTTTATAAAAGATTACCGCGAACTAAGCCGGTTAAAGGAATACGTAGACGACAGCAGGTTTTTAGAAGAGTTTGCAGCCATAAAAAAGGCTAATAAAAAACGTCTTGCCGAATATCTTTATAAAAAGCAGGGAGTAGTTTTAAATGAAAATGCCATTTTCGACGTTCAAGCAAAGAGACTTCACGAATATAAACGCCAGCTTTTAAAAGTAGTGCAGATACTTCATATATATAACAAGATCCTTGAAAAACCGGATAAAAATTGGACTCCTTGCTCATTTTTATTTGCTGCAAAAGCATCGCCTGGATATACAAAAGCCAAAAACATAATCCGGCTTATCAATGCCGTTGCAGCGCTCGTTAATAACGACCCTAAGACAAAAGATATTATACAAGTAGTCTTTATAGAAAATTATGGGGTTTCTACAGCAGAAATACTTATTCCCGCCGCTGAAATAAGCGAACAGATATCCACTGCAGGAAGGGAAGCATCCGGTACTGGCAACATGAAATTTATGTTAAACGGTGCAATAACGTTAGGAACCATGGACGGAGCTAATATAGAAATATACGATGCAGTAGGCCCAAACAACATATTTATATTTGGTGCCAGCATAGATGATATCAACTGCATGGAAAAGTTTAATTCGTATAAACCGGGAGAGATCTTTGAAAAAAACGAATCTTTAAGGAATGCGTTGACACGGCTTATAGACGGGACACTGCCGGTATCGCATGACAGACAGTTTTCGGATATATACCAGTCGCTTTTATTCGAAGACTATGATAAATCTGATAAATACTATTTATTATACGATTTTTCCTCTTATAACGAGGCTTTTTCTAATGCAATTGAAAAATATAATCAAAAGGATGAGTGGAATAAAATAGCGGCGATAAATACTGCGAGTGCAGGTATCTTTAGCTCGGATAGGTCTATTGAAGAATACAATAAATTTATTTGGAATTTACGTCCGCTAAAGTGA
- a CDS encoding glycoside hydrolase family 13 protein codes for MLDELNKMVYHNSANPSYRYPMGACKTGDSVLISIKVKTGAITSASLILKGHGGEESLPLDKKGDMWALNIKLPEDPCVLFYYFCLKTDNETYYYGSGHNRTSGRGYVYSEVPLGFQITVFLKDFKTPEWMKNGIMYQIFPDRFKMGDPLSVKLGVEYHRSLGRRIRLHENWDEYPDYTSLPGEEFYVPDDYFGGDLDGIEQSLNYLKRLGVSIIYLNPIFEADSNHRYNTANYFKIDPILGGLKSFKKLINSAKEKNIHIILDAVFSHTGADSIYFNKLGRYPAKGAYQSTESQYYSWYTFTKFPDSYKSWWGFKTLPEVNEFDPNWQETVITGKGSVVSHWIKQGASGYRLDVADELPDKVIELIRESVKSSSQDNAVIGEVWEDATTKSSYGNLRTYALGKGLDSVMNYPLRNAIVNFLEYKSTSDNLVDFLISQWQNYPRPMYYALMNMLSTHDIARIRTALASNLNIKQLTTKQQAEFNLTPAQKFLGSALERLAVSIIYSLPGMPCIYYGDETGMCGMLDPFNRATYRLEDETLLEFYQNIGAIRNTHVALRTGKCCFAALNQNVVAILRWGDETGTASDKRPKEAFLSVINRSAKKEYVVFDIQSISQCITDEEKSCLLSAMYEKADCKLTLESFKIKDGLIELSINPISALILEFK; via the coding sequence ATGTTAGATGAATTAAATAAGATGGTATACCATAATTCTGCAAATCCGTCTTACCGTTACCCAATGGGGGCATGTAAAACAGGGGACAGCGTTCTTATCAGCATTAAAGTAAAGACTGGCGCTATAACATCTGCCAGCTTAATACTTAAAGGGCATGGCGGTGAAGAAAGTCTGCCTCTTGATAAAAAAGGAGATATGTGGGCATTAAACATAAAGCTGCCCGAAGATCCATGTGTCCTTTTTTATTATTTTTGCTTAAAAACAGATAATGAAACTTATTATTATGGAAGCGGACATAATAGGACAAGCGGCAGGGGATATGTGTATAGTGAAGTGCCATTAGGCTTTCAAATAACCGTCTTTTTAAAAGATTTTAAAACACCGGAATGGATGAAAAACGGAATAATGTATCAGATTTTCCCGGACAGGTTTAAAATGGGCGACCCGCTTTCAGTTAAATTGGGGGTTGAATACCACAGGAGTTTGGGAAGAAGGATCCGCCTTCATGAAAACTGGGATGAATACCCGGATTACACCTCATTGCCTGGAGAAGAATTCTATGTCCCAGACGACTACTTCGGAGGAGATCTTGATGGCATAGAACAGTCCCTTAATTATTTAAAACGGTTGGGTGTATCAATCATATACCTAAACCCGATATTCGAGGCAGATTCAAACCACCGGTACAATACTGCTAACTATTTCAAAATAGACCCGATTTTAGGGGGTTTAAAAAGCTTCAAAAAGCTAATAAACAGCGCGAAAGAAAAAAATATACACATAATCTTGGATGCGGTTTTTTCACATACAGGTGCAGACAGCATTTATTTTAATAAACTTGGGCGCTACCCTGCAAAAGGGGCATATCAAAGCACTGAATCGCAATACTATAGCTGGTATACATTTACGAAATTCCCGGACTCTTACAAAAGCTGGTGGGGGTTTAAAACGCTTCCCGAAGTAAATGAATTCGACCCAAACTGGCAGGAGACTGTCATAACCGGAAAGGGCAGCGTAGTATCTCACTGGATAAAACAGGGCGCAAGCGGATACCGGCTCGACGTTGCAGACGAACTTCCAGACAAAGTGATAGAATTAATCCGCGAAAGCGTAAAAAGCTCCTCTCAAGATAACGCTGTAATAGGGGAGGTCTGGGAAGACGCAACGACAAAAAGTAGCTACGGCAACCTAAGGACATATGCCCTTGGCAAAGGATTAGACAGCGTAATGAACTATCCTCTTAGAAATGCAATAGTTAATTTCTTGGAATATAAGTCTACATCAGATAACCTGGTGGATTTTTTGATATCACAGTGGCAGAACTATCCCCGTCCTATGTACTATGCTTTAATGAACATGCTGTCTACCCATGACATAGCAAGGATACGCACCGCCCTGGCGTCTAATTTAAATATAAAGCAGCTCACAACAAAGCAGCAAGCCGAATTTAATCTAACACCCGCTCAAAAATTTTTGGGTTCGGCTCTGGAGCGGCTTGCAGTTTCAATTATATATTCTCTTCCCGGAATGCCGTGTATATACTACGGAGATGAGACAGGTATGTGCGGTATGCTGGACCCATTTAACAGGGCAACGTATAGGCTGGAAGACGAAACCCTGCTTGAATTTTACCAAAATATCGGAGCCATCAGAAACACCCATGTAGCACTCAGGACCGGCAAGTGTTGTTTTGCCGCGTTAAACCAAAATGTAGTTGCCATATTGAGATGGGGCGATGAAACGGGTACAGCGTCAGATAAAAGGCCTAAAGAGGCGTTTTTAAGTGTTATAAACAGGTCTGCAAAAAAAGAATACGTAGTTTTTGATATTCAAAGCATCAGCCAATGTATTACGGATGAGGAAAAATCCTGCCTTTTAAGCGCAATGTATGAAAAAGCCGACTGTAAACTTACGTTAGAGTCGTTTAAAATAAAAGACGGGTTAATCGAATTGTCGATTAACCCAATAAGTGCATTGATTTTGGAATTTAAATGA
- a CDS encoding phospho-sugar mutase, with protein MNYLDAFSEWEKALLNTEYDKDIAILKNDKELLKDSFYKYLEFGTAGMRGIIGLGTNRMNIFTVRRSTKGLADYINSIDKAAEGVVIAYDSRHKSYEFALETALVLASNGIKAYLFKTLTSVPILSFSVIKLKCAAGVVITASHNPKQYNGYKVYGADGGQLANEHANIVMSYINDIKDIFSIKPLSEEEALKSGLLTYVGEELYNEYFKNVVSLCMDLDIIKQQADSLKVVYTPLHGTGNIPVYTILSKIGIKNVYIVPEQKYPDPDFPTVKAPNPEEKDTFSLAIKLANEKGANMILATDPDCDRLGIAVRESENEFKLLTGNQIGCLLLDYILMQNQKSKVKDGFAVKSIVSTNMANVIAEYYCVEMREVLTGFKYIAEQINLSLKTKKGTFLFGFEESYGFLAGTFVRDKDAAIASMLVVEAACYYASKNMTLYDALNSLFEKYGYFKEEVVSITLSGIEGQSKILAAVETLRKECPKKIGQFKVNVFKDYLLNECTDCQTNEKTHIDLPKSDVLGFYMDDVRFIIRPSGTEPKLKSYLNVRGKTAKEANDRFAELKSSVNEFLNELTK; from the coding sequence ATGAATTATTTAGATGCATTTTCAGAGTGGGAAAAAGCACTGCTCAACACGGAATATGATAAAGATATCGCCATTCTTAAAAATGATAAGGAACTTTTAAAGGACAGTTTCTATAAATATTTGGAATTTGGTACAGCCGGTATGCGCGGAATTATAGGCCTTGGGACCAACAGGATGAACATTTTTACAGTAAGGCGTTCCACTAAAGGGTTGGCAGATTATATAAATTCTATTGATAAAGCCGCTGAAGGAGTAGTAATAGCTTATGATTCGCGCCATAAAAGCTACGAATTTGCACTTGAAACAGCATTAGTACTCGCCTCTAATGGAATTAAGGCTTATCTATTTAAAACGCTTACCAGTGTACCTATACTTTCTTTCTCAGTCATTAAACTTAAATGCGCTGCGGGTGTCGTAATTACCGCCAGCCATAACCCAAAACAGTATAACGGTTATAAGGTTTATGGAGCGGACGGTGGCCAACTTGCAAATGAACACGCCAATATAGTCATGAGCTACATAAACGATATTAAAGACATATTTTCTATAAAACCACTGAGCGAAGAAGAAGCTTTAAAATCCGGGCTTTTAACCTATGTCGGAGAAGAGCTTTACAATGAATATTTTAAAAATGTAGTTTCCCTATGCATGGACTTAGATATAATAAAGCAGCAGGCAGATTCTTTAAAAGTAGTCTATACCCCGCTTCACGGCACAGGAAATATACCAGTCTATACAATACTTTCTAAAATCGGGATAAAAAACGTGTATATTGTCCCTGAGCAGAAATATCCGGACCCGGATTTTCCAACGGTGAAGGCACCGAATCCAGAAGAAAAGGATACGTTTTCCCTAGCTATTAAACTTGCCAACGAAAAAGGCGCTAATATGATTTTAGCAACAGATCCTGACTGTGACAGATTAGGTATCGCAGTTCGTGAATCTGAAAATGAATTTAAACTTTTAACAGGCAACCAAATAGGCTGTTTACTGTTGGATTATATTTTGATGCAGAACCAGAAATCAAAAGTTAAAGACGGATTTGCCGTTAAGTCTATCGTGTCTACTAATATGGCAAACGTTATAGCAGAGTACTACTGCGTAGAAATGCGAGAAGTTTTGACAGGGTTTAAATATATTGCAGAACAGATAAACTTAAGCCTTAAAACGAAAAAAGGAACTTTCCTTTTTGGGTTTGAAGAAAGTTACGGGTTTTTGGCCGGCACATTCGTACGTGATAAAGACGCTGCTATTGCCTCTATGCTGGTAGTAGAAGCGGCATGCTACTATGCTTCTAAGAATATGACGTTATACGATGCTTTAAACAGCCTTTTTGAGAAGTATGGATATTTTAAAGAAGAGGTAGTGTCCATAACCTTAAGTGGTATAGAAGGGCAATCTAAGATACTTGCTGCCGTAGAGACTTTGCGTAAAGAGTGCCCTAAAAAAATAGGCCAATTTAAAGTTAATGTGTTTAAAGACTATTTGTTAAATGAATGCACAGACTGTCAGACAAATGAAAAGACACATATTGACCTTCCAAAGTCAGACGTGCTTGGATTTTACATGGATGACGTAAGGTTTATTATCCGCCCGTCCGGAACAGAGCCTAAGCTTAAATCGTATTTAAATGTACGAGGGAAAACTGCCAAGGAGGCGAATGACAGGTTTGCCGAGCTTAAAAGCAGTGTAAACGAGTTTTTAAATGAGCTTACTAAATGA